A single window of Bacillota bacterium DNA harbors:
- a CDS encoding VOC family protein gives MAAVLEKIEHIGIYVADLDKSVAFYRDVLGLELREVVETPNGRIGFIQIGDSQIELLEFDVGERTHGIVDHLTFTVRDIDAMYAKLKEHNVELIDPEPKTIFNDHRILFFYGPDGERLELFQPAK, from the coding sequence ATGGCAGCAGTATTGGAGAAGATCGAACATATTGGCATTTATGTAGCGGATCTAGACAAGTCTGTGGCCTTCTATCGCGATGTCCTCGGCCTTGAATTGAGGGAGGTAGTGGAAACTCCCAACGGTCGGATTGGATTCATTCAAATCGGCGATTCCCAGATCGAACTCTTGGAATTTGACGTTGGCGAACGCACCCATGGTATCGTCGATCATCTGACCTTTACCGTGCGGGATATCGACGCTATGTATGCTAAGTTGAAGGAACATAACGTTGAACTAATTGATCCCGAGCCCAAGACAATTTTCAACGACCATCGGATTCTTTTCTTCTACGGCCCCGACGGGGAGAGATTGGAGCTGTTTCAGCCGGCGAAGTAA
- a CDS encoding peroxiredoxin → MAIGDLAPKFSLPDQDGAVVNLKDYVGKNVVLYFYPKDDTPKCTIEACSFRDNLREYQTLNAVVLGVSKDSAASHRRFADKYNLNFPLLSDEDLAVAKAYGVYRRTKNSEQESWEFVRSTFLIDGEGRLAQIWYDVQVDGHADAVREAITKLN, encoded by the coding sequence CTGGCAATTGGGGATCTAGCTCCCAAGTTTAGCTTGCCTGATCAGGATGGAGCCGTAGTTAACCTAAAGGACTACGTCGGTAAGAACGTGGTACTGTATTTCTACCCCAAGGATGATACCCCTAAATGCACGATAGAAGCCTGTAGCTTCAGAGATAACCTAAGGGAGTATCAAACATTGAATGCTGTGGTCCTTGGGGTGAGCAAGGACAGTGCAGCCAGCCATAGAAGGTTTGCCGACAAGTACAACCTGAATTTCCCGCTGCTCAGTGATGAGGACTTGGCCGTTGCCAAGGCCTATGGTGTCTACCGGCGGACAAAGAACTCTGAGCAAGAAAGTTGGGAATTTGTTCGCTCCACCTTTCTAATCGATGGGGAGGGGCGATTGGCCCAGATCTGGTATGATGTTCAGGTGGATGGACATGCCGATGCCGTGAGGGAAGCGATAACAAAGTTGAATTAG